A window of Tatumella citrea genomic DNA:
GTGCTTTCAGAGGAAAGTCACTGGAACGATCAGGTGCAAACGGGTTGCCCCCTTTACCTTTCCCGACCAACTCACCTTTCACTGTCCAGGCGGTTCCGGATGTACCAAAGACCTTTTCTGCCTGATCAAAGAATGGCTCCAGTTCATCGTAACTGACACCAAAATCCTGGATGGTCATCCCCTGAGGGATAAAGTCTTTACCATAGCGCTCTTCATAGTGGCTACGCAGGCGAAGTTCAGCCGGATCAACACGAAAATGAACCCCTGACCAGTGCAGCCCGGCGCCTCCGGTACCGGTTCCAGGCAGGAACGCATTTAACTGGCGATAAGGCACGGCGGTCTGTGATGGATTGTGGCGAACAGTGACCGTACTTTTTGATAAATCCTGGAACAGCTTCTTACGGATGTTGTAAGTCAGCTCATCAATAGACTGCGGGTAAGCACCGTCCGGATAAGTATCACGCTGTGGTCCACGTTCCAGCGCAACAACATTCAGCCCGGCTTCTGTCAGCTCTTTTGCCATGATAGCCCCGGCCCAGCCGAAACCGACAATCACTGCATCTGTTTTTTTCATTACACTGGCCATTTTTATGCCCTTTCTCCGCGAATTGATACTGGTGGGAACGGATAATGTTCACCACGTTCGACCCAGTCCATAAAGTCAGCCCGGGCACCAGGGAAACCAATCAGTTTCCAGCCAGCCATACCCTGATTGCCGCCGTGGATCGGATCGCTGAAGAAACCTTCGCGGGTGTTCTGTAGTAAATAGGAAAAAAACAGTGTGGCAGGAAGCTGAGTGAATTTAGCCTGACCAGATTCAAAAGCTTTCAGTGCAGTGACCTGCTGATCATCGCTGAGCTCAGCAAACACGTGACCATATTGTTGTTTGCAGAAATTATCTGCATCGGCCAGTCCCAGACGATAAATTTGCCGCGGCACCAGCGGTAACTGATAACCCAGTTCTTTCGGCGTATCGGGGGCAAACGGGCCTTGCATATACCAGTTTGAACCAGTGGCATAAGGAGTATCCATTTGCCGGTCGATGTATTCAGGTACACCCGCCTCAAGGGCTCCCGGGCCACGGGAATCTGCTGGAATCAGTTTCGCCACAGCAGCAGTGATAAATGCAAACTCTTCTTTGGTAAACCAGTTTGGCTGATAATCCCGGGCCTTTTGCGGGCCGCTGGTTTGAGTATCGGCGGCCTGTACTGCCGGGCTAAGAGCAAGTGAACCTATAGCGGTGCTTCCGACAGCCATTGCAGGTGCTAAAGTGATCGTTTTTAGTAAAAAATCCCTGCGAGACTGCCCTTTGTTCTGTTCTGACATGACATTGCCTCAGTACCGCATATAATGCAGCATGAAATGTTAAACTTTATAATGATGTTTTTTTGTTTCCGGGGTGAGTAACAAATTAGTGTTACCGGTAACAATGTATTTTATTCTACACCTGTTATTAATAAGGTTCAGTAGAAAAAAACATCAATCACTATTTTTATTAACATTTTTTCCAGGCTGCAGGAGTAGCAGCTGGCACTAATCAGGGTTTGTCACTGTCAGAAACATACTTCAACAGACAGTTAACAGGCTTTAACGCTATAACAGGATGTGACTATTTAACGGAGTTGCTATGTTTAAAAGTTTTTTCCCGCGCCCGGGGCCGTTTTTCGCCAGTGCGGCCATCTGGAGTCTGGTGACTATCCTTGTCTGGTTCTTTTTCGCCGAGCATGCGCTGGAGATGATTCCGGCACTGGCAAAATCAGCCAGCAGCCCGCTGCCAACCACAGTAACCCGCTTCTTTCACCTGTCACAGATCTGGTTTTATCTCTATTTCTGGATAGCGACTGCACTGTTTGCACTATGCTGGCGGGTGATTGATAACCATCCCTGGCAGTTATGGTCTGTCTGGGGCTCTGCCCTGATCATCTTCACTTCCTGGTTTAACGTGCAGGTTGGGGTTGCGATTAACGCCTGGTATGGTCCATTTGGCGATTTGATTCAGAAGGCACTCACCAAAGCAGGTTCAGTTCCCATCACAGTATTCTACTCACAGGTCATTGCCTTCCTTGGAATAGCACTGGTCGCGGTGGTGATTGGGGTGATGAATTCATTCTTTATCAGCCACTGGGTGTTCCGCTGGCGTACCGCAATGAACAATTACTATATGGCTAACTGGCAGCGTTTGCGGCAGGTAGAAGGTGCGGCACAGCGGGTTCAGGAAGATACCATGCGTTTTGCCAGTACTCTCGAAGGCTGGGGGGTCAGCTTTATTCAGGCCATTATGACACTGGTTGCTTTCCTGCCGGTGCTGGTATCGCTATCTCATTACGTTAAAGATGTGCCGATTGTCGGTAATATTCCGTATGCCCTGGTGATTATCGCGCTGTTGTGGTCACTGTTTGGTACCGCACTGTTGGCACTGGTCGGGATAAAATTACCGGGCCTGGAGTTTCGTAATCAACGGGTTGAGGCGGCATATCGTAAAGAGCTGGTTTACGGCGAAGATGACGGGGAACGCGCTTCTCCGCCTACAGTTCATGACCTGTTTAGCCGGGTCAGATACAACTACTTCCGGCTCTATTTTCATTACCTGTATTTCAACATTACCCGCATCCTTTATCTGCAGGTCGATAACGTGTTTGGCCTGTTTGTTCTGTTCCCGTCAATTGTTGCCGGGACCATTACGCTGGGAATCATGAATCAGGTATCGAATGTGTTTGACCAGGTTCGTTCATCCTTCCAGTATCTGATCACTTCCTGGTCAACACTGGTTGAGCTGATGTCTATTTACAAACGTCTGAGAAGTTTTGAGCAGATCCTGCAGGATAAGCCTCATGACGAAATGATGCACGACGCAGCAGAGTAACTCTCTCACGGACAGGTTTCTGTGCAGTAACAGAAACCTGTCTGCTTTCCTGACAGATTCATTCATTTTTAATTCATAAAGCAGGCCTAGAATATACCGCTAATATTCACGATGGTCAGGGAATTTCATGGGTATAGTGACTGTATCCGCTGATGCATTCCGGCCACCATACTCGCGCCGTCAGTGAACATTTGCAGACACCAATCATTTAAGAATGGAACCTAAGAATGAAAAAAACCGGATTATCCTGTCTGATGTTGTTGCTGACCGGCGTAGTATCAGCACACAGCATGGCAGCAGACACTGTCAGCATTAAACAACTTTCTGTCAGCCAGATTCATCCTACCCAGCCTGCGGTAGGTTATGATGAAATTCTTTATAAGGTTGCGAAATACAAAGCAAACCCTGGTGAGTTGTTTAATAGTTTC
This region includes:
- a CDS encoding gluconate 2-dehydrogenase subunit 3 family protein, translating into MSEQNKGQSRRDFLLKTITLAPAMAVGSTAIGSLALSPAVQAADTQTSGPQKARDYQPNWFTKEEFAFITAAVAKLIPADSRGPGALEAGVPEYIDRQMDTPYATGSNWYMQGPFAPDTPKELGYQLPLVPRQIYRLGLADADNFCKQQYGHVFAELSDDQQVTALKAFESGQAKFTQLPATLFFSYLLQNTREGFFSDPIHGGNQGMAGWKLIGFPGARADFMDWVERGEHYPFPPVSIRGERA
- the sbmA gene encoding peptide antibiotic transporter SbmA; its protein translation is MFKSFFPRPGPFFASAAIWSLVTILVWFFFAEHALEMIPALAKSASSPLPTTVTRFFHLSQIWFYLYFWIATALFALCWRVIDNHPWQLWSVWGSALIIFTSWFNVQVGVAINAWYGPFGDLIQKALTKAGSVPITVFYSQVIAFLGIALVAVVIGVMNSFFISHWVFRWRTAMNNYYMANWQRLRQVEGAAQRVQEDTMRFASTLEGWGVSFIQAIMTLVAFLPVLVSLSHYVKDVPIVGNIPYALVIIALLWSLFGTALLALVGIKLPGLEFRNQRVEAAYRKELVYGEDDGERASPPTVHDLFSRVRYNYFRLYFHYLYFNITRILYLQVDNVFGLFVLFPSIVAGTITLGIMNQVSNVFDQVRSSFQYLITSWSTLVELMSIYKRLRSFEQILQDKPHDEMMHDAAE